One Halobaculum roseum DNA segment encodes these proteins:
- a CDS encoding ABC transporter permease subunit — translation MLEVARYEAERRVVGSVVVSVSLAAFGGMMLLVAPGLLEQVDLTAYAEQLPPSLVESFGLEQIGTLAGFMAAELYVFGWVFGLGTYVAYLAAGSLAGRIDDGTVELVLAAPISRSRLLAETYAASLLPVALANVVVAGVVYGGSVLIDDPLPLADVVAVHALSVPYLLCCAAIGTLCSVLAPNRRVAEGAGAGAIAATYVVSVAVTGSDIDWLGAVAPARYYDPVAVLTAGEYDLGGAAVLLGATALLLAAAAFRFREVDV, via the coding sequence ATGCTTGAGGTCGCCCGCTACGAGGCCGAACGGCGGGTCGTCGGGTCGGTGGTCGTCTCGGTGTCGCTCGCGGCCTTCGGCGGGATGATGCTGCTCGTCGCGCCCGGACTGCTCGAACAGGTCGACCTGACGGCGTACGCCGAGCAGCTGCCGCCGTCGCTCGTCGAGTCGTTCGGGTTGGAGCAGATCGGGACGCTCGCGGGGTTCATGGCGGCGGAGCTGTACGTGTTCGGCTGGGTGTTCGGCCTCGGGACGTACGTCGCGTACCTGGCGGCCGGGAGCCTCGCGGGTCGGATCGACGACGGCACCGTCGAGCTTGTGCTCGCGGCGCCGATCTCGCGATCCCGGCTGCTCGCGGAGACGTACGCCGCGAGCCTCCTCCCGGTGGCGCTCGCGAACGTCGTCGTCGCCGGCGTCGTCTACGGTGGGTCGGTGCTGATCGACGACCCGCTGCCGCTGGCGGACGTGGTCGCCGTCCACGCGCTGTCGGTGCCGTACCTCCTGTGTTGTGCCGCGATCGGGACGCTGTGTTCGGTGCTCGCCCCGAACCGTCGGGTGGCGGAGGGCGCCGGCGCGGGCGCGATCGCGGCGACGTACGTCGTGAGCGTCGCCGTGACCGGCTCCGATATCGACTGGCTGGGGGCGGTCGCGCCCGCGCGCTACTACGACCCGGTCGCGGTGCTCACCGCCGGCGAGTACGACCTGGGCGGGGCCGCGGTGCTGCTGGGCGCGACCGCCCTCCTGCTCGCGGCGGCGGCCTTCCGGTTCCGGGAGGTGGACGTGTGA
- a CDS encoding hemolysin family protein, which produces MVTFSTLSLPAVGGGIILVLLACSAFFSSSEIAIFSVDRHRVGPLAETGGRAGTILEALRSDPHRLLVTILVGNNVVNIAMSSIATAILVDALPAGIAVTVATVVLTVVVLVFGEIVPKSYGVANAESWALRTAPTLRRFQRAAGPVVTAFDAVTRRLSAAIGGESAIEAPYVTRDELAALARTAERGGGIDAGEREMVESVLRLHEITAGDVMVPRENVVAVDASTSIRDAATLAADERVTRLPVFDGTLDRVRGIVDLRDLERTLALDESVSVERLATPTLSVSTGEPIDTLLTRMQDERVRMAMVVADDGAVVGLVTVQDVLEEVVGDLFDVGSEASVRAVADGVMVRGDVFLDRLDAVFGTALAGDAPADAGTLAGYVYHRLGRVPRSGERIELDGIAVTVEQIDGERIRRMFVEPDYGALAAAADESGADDGVAERAGTDTDPTDDGVDERSPEE; this is translated from the coding sequence ATGGTCACGTTCAGTACGCTCTCTCTTCCGGCGGTCGGCGGGGGGATCATCCTCGTGTTGCTCGCGTGTTCGGCGTTCTTCTCCAGCAGCGAGATCGCGATATTCAGCGTGGACCGCCACCGGGTCGGCCCGCTGGCCGAGACCGGCGGACGGGCGGGGACGATCCTGGAGGCGTTGCGCTCGGACCCTCACCGGCTGCTGGTGACGATCCTCGTCGGCAACAACGTCGTCAACATCGCGATGTCGTCGATCGCGACGGCGATCCTGGTCGACGCGCTCCCGGCGGGGATCGCCGTGACGGTCGCGACGGTCGTGTTGACGGTGGTGGTGCTCGTGTTCGGCGAGATCGTCCCCAAGTCCTACGGCGTCGCCAACGCCGAGTCGTGGGCGCTCCGGACGGCGCCGACGCTCCGGCGGTTCCAGCGCGCCGCGGGGCCGGTGGTGACCGCCTTCGACGCCGTGACCCGCCGGCTGAGCGCGGCCATCGGCGGGGAGTCGGCGATCGAGGCGCCGTACGTCACCCGGGACGAACTGGCGGCGCTGGCGCGGACGGCCGAACGCGGCGGCGGGATCGACGCGGGCGAGCGCGAGATGGTGGAGTCGGTGCTCCGCCTCCACGAGATCACCGCGGGGGACGTGATGGTCCCCCGTGAGAACGTCGTCGCCGTCGACGCGAGCACGTCGATCCGCGACGCGGCGACGCTGGCGGCCGACGAGCGGGTGACGCGGCTTCCGGTGTTCGACGGCACGCTGGACCGCGTCCGAGGGATCGTCGATCTCCGCGACCTGGAGCGGACGCTCGCGCTCGACGAGTCGGTGTCCGTCGAGCGGCTCGCGACGCCGACGCTGTCGGTCTCGACCGGCGAGCCGATCGACACGCTGTTGACCCGGATGCAGGACGAGCGCGTCCGGATGGCGATGGTCGTGGCCGACGACGGCGCGGTCGTGGGGCTCGTGACGGTGCAGGACGTGTTGGAGGAGGTGGTCGGCGACCTGTTCGACGTGGGCAGCGAGGCGAGCGTCCGCGCGGTCGCCGACGGCGTGATGGTCCGCGGCGACGTGTTCCTCGACCGCCTCGACGCGGTCTTCGGCACCGCGCTCGCAGGCGACGCCCCGGCGGACGCCGGAACGCTCGCCGGCTACGTGTACCACCGGCTCGGGCGCGTCCCCCGCTCGGGCGAACGGATCGAGCTCGACGGCATCGCCGTGACCGTCGAGCAGATCGACGGCGAGCGCATCCGTCGGATGTTCGTCGAGCCGGACTACGGGGCGCTCGCCGCCGCGGCCGACGAGTCGGGGGCCGATGACGGCGTCGCCGAGCGTGCAGGAACGGACACGGATCCGACCGACGACGGGGTCGACGAACGCTCGCCGGAGGAGTAG
- a CDS encoding ABC transporter ATP-binding protein, translating to MPPLELDGLTKYYGDVRGVEDLSFTVESGEVFGFLGPNGAGKTTTIRTLMGFQSPTAGTARVLGADITDAGALRRARANVGFLPSEPSFDDRVTGRRILEYHAGLRGDVRSDELLELFDPPLDRDVGEYSRGNRQMLAIVIAFMHDPELVIMDEPTTGLDPLKQEQFHRFVRDERDRGKTLFFSSHMLSEVRKVCDRVGIVRDGRLAALEDVEALLERSGKTVRVHAASPLAPEDVTLADAHDIEVTEAAAEADDGASTVSFTYTGAYDPLLDWLGRFDLRDLTIEEAPLEAVFMRFYDDGPDDGATVRGPTGAGAGESDDDRERDDHGDGPDRDDHGDEPEHGERPAESTDA from the coding sequence ATGCCGCCACTCGAACTCGACGGGTTGACGAAGTACTACGGGGACGTCCGCGGCGTCGAGGACCTCTCCTTTACCGTCGAGTCCGGCGAGGTGTTCGGCTTTCTCGGCCCCAACGGCGCGGGGAAGACGACCACCATCAGGACGCTCATGGGCTTTCAGTCGCCGACCGCCGGCACCGCGCGTGTGCTCGGCGCCGACATCACCGACGCCGGCGCGCTCAGACGGGCGCGCGCGAACGTCGGCTTCCTCCCGAGCGAGCCGTCGTTCGACGACCGCGTCACCGGCCGGCGGATCCTCGAGTACCACGCCGGGCTCCGCGGCGACGTTCGCAGCGACGAGCTGCTGGAGCTGTTCGACCCGCCGCTCGACCGCGACGTGGGGGAGTACTCGCGCGGGAACCGGCAGATGCTCGCGATCGTGATCGCGTTCATGCACGACCCCGAGCTCGTGATCATGGACGAGCCGACCACCGGGCTCGACCCGCTGAAACAGGAGCAGTTCCACCGGTTCGTCCGCGACGAGCGCGACCGCGGGAAGACGCTGTTCTTCTCCTCGCACATGTTGAGCGAGGTCCGGAAGGTGTGCGACCGCGTCGGGATCGTTCGCGACGGACGCCTGGCGGCCCTGGAGGACGTCGAGGCGCTGCTCGAACGCAGCGGGAAGACCGTCCGCGTCCACGCCGCGAGCCCGCTCGCGCCCGAGGACGTGACGCTGGCGGACGCACACGACATCGAGGTGACCGAGGCCGCCGCGGAGGCCGACGACGGCGCCTCGACGGTGTCGTTCACCTACACCGGCGCGTACGACCCGCTGCTCGACTGGCTCGGCCGGTTCGACCTGCGCGACCTGACCATCGAGGAGGCGCCGCTGGAGGCCGTGTTCATGCGCTTTTACGACGACGGCCCGGACGACGGCGCGACGGTCCGCGGACCGACCGGGGCCGGAGCCGGTGAATCCGACGACGACCGCGAGCGCGACGACCACGGTGACGGTCCGGACCGCGACGACCACGGCGACGAGCCCGAGCACGGGGAACGCCCCGCGGAGTCCACCGATGCTTGA
- a CDS encoding ABC transporter permease, whose translation MTDAESTRSGRDGRGGRDGRNRGDSRSGRDSRDSAGSRVVAGTANPAGQAKATLTVARYEAERLVVPGIVAAVALSLFGSLYVWIGPQVTAGVDIEAMTEALPPAMRALFGLESLGSVAGLLASEFYTLGWIVGLAAYVAYVAAGRVAGGVATGRLDATLSAPAPRASVLGGVLLALLVPILVVNVVVPLALYGVSVAVGEPLSPVDLFALHALSVPYLLAWGAVGLFLGVAVDGGRTAGRVALGAVFATWIVEAIVTGSDYEWVGAFAPARYLDPTGVLVRGEYALDSVAVLAGVTALFALAAVALFGRRDV comes from the coding sequence GTGACCGACGCCGAGTCGACGCGGTCGGGCCGGGACGGTCGCGGCGGCCGTGACGGCCGCAATCGTGGCGACAGCCGCAGCGGCCGCGACAGCCGCGACTCGGCCGGGTCGCGGGTGGTCGCGGGCACGGCGAACCCGGCGGGTCAGGCGAAAGCGACGCTCACGGTCGCCCGCTACGAGGCCGAGCGACTGGTCGTGCCGGGGATCGTCGCCGCCGTCGCGCTGTCGCTGTTCGGCTCGTTGTACGTCTGGATCGGACCGCAGGTCACCGCCGGCGTCGACATCGAGGCGATGACCGAGGCGCTGCCGCCGGCGATGCGCGCGCTGTTCGGGTTGGAGTCGCTCGGGAGCGTCGCCGGGCTGCTCGCCTCCGAGTTCTACACGCTGGGGTGGATCGTCGGCCTCGCGGCGTACGTCGCGTACGTCGCGGCCGGGCGCGTCGCCGGCGGCGTCGCCACCGGCAGGCTGGACGCGACGCTGTCTGCGCCGGCGCCGCGCGCGAGCGTGCTCGGCGGGGTCCTCCTCGCGTTGCTGGTCCCGATCCTCGTCGTGAACGTCGTCGTCCCGCTGGCGCTGTACGGTGTCTCGGTCGCCGTCGGGGAGCCGCTCTCGCCGGTCGACCTGTTCGCGCTGCACGCGCTGTCCGTGCCGTACTTGCTCGCGTGGGGCGCCGTCGGCCTGTTCCTCGGCGTCGCCGTCGACGGCGGCCGCACCGCGGGGCGGGTCGCCCTCGGCGCCGTCTTCGCCACGTGGATCGTCGAGGCGATCGTCACCGGCAGCGACTACGAGTGGGTGGGCGCGTTCGCGCCGGCGCGGTACCTCGACCCGACCGGGGTGCTCGTCCGCGGGGAGTACGCGCTCGATTCCGTCGCGGTGCTTGCGGGCGTGACGGCGCTGTTCGCGCTCGCGGCGGTCGCGCTGTTCGGCCGACGCGACGTGTAG
- the cgi121 gene encoding KEOPS complex subunit Cgi121 → MKLVDGVAAIDDLDAFLDELTRIGKGTGCTVQAFDARYVVDRAHLERALELADRALGRGENVARDRGVEVMLYAAGRRQIDRALTLGVSEGEGPVVVLVAAEREDGDGAAEDAADGTAERSDTAEGDPDHPGDEAAAAAAVGDLLTAADTLGDYDEDLVCEYFDIDETELAATAGSLADVVHERVALLDVRK, encoded by the coding sequence GTGAAGCTCGTCGACGGCGTCGCGGCCATCGACGACCTCGACGCGTTCCTCGACGAGTTGACCCGGATCGGCAAGGGGACCGGCTGTACGGTCCAGGCGTTCGACGCGCGCTACGTCGTCGACCGGGCACACCTCGAACGAGCGCTCGAACTGGCCGACCGCGCCCTCGGGCGCGGCGAGAACGTCGCCCGCGACCGCGGCGTCGAGGTCATGCTGTACGCCGCCGGCCGCCGGCAGATCGACCGCGCGCTGACCCTCGGCGTGTCCGAGGGCGAGGGACCCGTCGTGGTGCTCGTCGCCGCCGAGCGAGAGGACGGGGACGGGGCCGCTGAGGACGCCGCGGACGGCACCGCCGAGAGATCCGACACCGCCGAGGGCGACCCCGACCACCCAGGCGACGAAGCCGCGGCAGCCGCGGCCGTCGGCGACCTGTTGACCGCGGCCGACACGCTCGGCGACTACGACGAGGACCTCGTTTGCGAGTACTTCGACATCGACGAGACCGAGTTGGCGGCGACGGCCGGGTCGCTCGCGGACGTGGTCCACGAGCGCGTGGCGCTGCTGGACGTGCGGAAGTAG
- a CDS encoding homing endonuclease associated repeat-containing protein has protein sequence MTTKDDCLDALQRAADELGEPPSKAQYEALGFTPSASTILRHCGGWNAAKAEAGLETNTSTGSRTLSMPDDVELPEGMVWEELSQDQRWHYRNRAWNTQRSLDRRQKLREWLREVKRNRGGCRECGESDPQCLDFHHRNAAEKDLDVNKTVPFGWSRDRIRAEVDKCDLLCANCHTLEHSDRHTWTERIPNDLLGDGVELSRSDRRKLLQPGAFGLEKADRLRLWTYAYQREVGCRECDLPDPVRLQFHHTDDDKTATVADLIGASASTNDVLREVKKCEVLCVNCHRKEHSSSLES, from the coding sequence ATGACCACGAAAGACGACTGTCTTGACGCGTTGCAACGGGCGGCAGATGAATTGGGTGAGCCACCCTCGAAAGCGCAGTACGAAGCACTCGGTTTCACGCCGTCAGCGTCGACCATCCTTCGACACTGCGGGGGATGGAACGCAGCGAAAGCGGAAGCTGGCTTGGAGACGAACACCTCGACCGGCTCGCGAACGCTCTCGATGCCGGACGACGTGGAGCTTCCCGAGGGAATGGTCTGGGAGGAACTGAGTCAGGACCAGCGGTGGCATTACCGGAACAGAGCGTGGAACACCCAGCGGTCACTCGACCGGCGACAGAAGCTCCGGGAGTGGCTCCGGGAGGTAAAGCGGAACAGGGGCGGATGTCGAGAATGTGGCGAATCCGACCCCCAGTGCCTCGACTTCCACCACCGGAATGCGGCCGAAAAAGACCTGGACGTGAACAAGACGGTCCCGTTCGGCTGGTCGAGAGACAGGATCCGCGCGGAGGTAGACAAATGCGACCTCCTCTGTGCCAACTGCCACACGCTCGAACACAGCGATCGACACACGTGGACCGAGAGAATCCCGAATGACCTGCTCGGGGACGGAGTCGAACTGTCCCGCTCGGATCGCAGGAAGTTACTCCAGCCGGGAGCGTTCGGATTGGAGAAAGCCGACCGACTCCGGCTGTGGACATACGCCTACCAGCGGGAGGTTGGGTGTCGTGAATGCGATCTCCCTGATCCCGTCCGGCTCCAGTTCCACCATACCGACGACGACAAAACCGCGACCGTCGCCGATCTAATCGGAGCTAGCGCGTCCACGAATGACGTCCTCCGAGAAGTGAAAAAGTGCGAGGTGCTCTGTGTGAACTGCCATCGAAAGGAACATTCGTCATCTCTCGAGTCCTGA
- a CDS encoding class I SAM-dependent methyltransferase produces MDDRRAIRRGYDTLATTFAERGEAGDRETRVFEEFFGSGPPSPRVLDAGCGHGTPALRRATDGAEVVGLDLSRELLRIAAAASAVAPVQGDLTALPFADGSFGAVVAHRSLIHVPRSERAAVAAEFARVLRPDGRVLVSEAPGPFERTTDDWLGRGVEMTWTMAGADATSERLRDAGFEITDRWDAPDPTSGDDPKPAFVAGRLRV; encoded by the coding sequence GTGGACGACAGACGGGCGATCCGCCGGGGGTACGACACCCTCGCGACGACGTTCGCCGAACGCGGCGAGGCCGGCGACCGGGAGACGCGCGTCTTCGAGGAGTTCTTCGGTTCGGGTCCGCCCTCGCCGCGCGTGCTCGACGCGGGCTGCGGACACGGGACGCCGGCGCTCCGCCGGGCCACCGACGGGGCGGAGGTCGTCGGGCTCGATCTCTCGCGGGAACTGCTCCGGATCGCGGCCGCCGCGTCGGCAGTCGCGCCCGTGCAGGGCGATCTGACCGCGCTTCCGTTCGCCGACGGGAGCTTCGGCGCCGTCGTCGCGCATCGCTCGCTGATCCACGTCCCCCGGTCGGAGCGCGCGGCCGTCGCCGCCGAGTTCGCCCGCGTCCTCCGCCCCGACGGGCGCGTCCTCGTCTCGGAGGCGCCCGGGCCGTTCGAGCGGACGACCGACGACTGGCTCGGTCGCGGAGTCGAGATGACGTGGACGATGGCCGGCGCGGACGCGACGAGCGAACGGCTCCGGGACGCCGGGTTCGAGATAACCGACCGGTGGGACGCCCCCGACCCCACGTCCGGGGACGACCCGAAGCCCGCCTTCGTCGCCGGTCGCTTGCGGGTGTGA